A window of the bacterium genome harbors these coding sequences:
- a CDS encoding FHA domain-containing protein has product MAKLVFNYLFMRKEYDLENFGKNEIYIGRMDSNDITIPDYVLFKKLPLETQKLYIKDLVKISRIHSKLIKIGNNWFIEDIGTKGLGSNFGTYVNDARLEVQKPYKLENNDKIRFGPFICTFVEE; this is encoded by the coding sequence ATGGCGAAATTGGTGTTTAATTATTTATTTATGAGAAAAGAGTATGACCTTGAAAATTTTGGGAAAAATGAAATTTATATTGGAAGAATGGATAGTAATGATATTACCATACCTGACTATGTTTTATTTAAAAAATTACCATTAGAGACACAAAAATTATATATAAAGGACTTAGTAAAAATTTCAAGAATCCATTCAAAATTAATAAAAATTGGGAATAACTGGTTTATAGAAGACATCGGTACAAAAGGACTTGGAAGTAATTTTGGCACATATGTAAATGATGCCCGCCTTGAAGTTCAAAAACCATATAAATTAGAAAATAATGACAAAATAAGGTTTGGTCCTTTTATTTGTACTTTTGTAGAAGAATAA
- a CDS encoding archease, which translates to MSRYKIIDHTADIGIEVEGDSLEEIFFQSYKGLYEIAGIKKETTGEKGKFEIKADTLEELLIKFLNELIYYIYVKNKFWEIKKLEIKMNKELKIKIEGNSGKINKFEREIKAATYHNISIKKENGIFKTTIIFDL; encoded by the coding sequence ATGAGCAGGTATAAGATAATTGACCATACAGCAGATATTGGAATTGAAGTTGAAGGTGACTCATTAGAAGAAATTTTTTTTCAAAGTTATAAAGGGCTATATGAAATTGCAGGAATTAAAAAAGAAACAACAGGTGAAAAAGGAAAATTTGAAATTAAGGCAGATACCTTAGAAGAATTATTGATAAAATTTTTAAATGAGTTAATATATTATATCTATGTAAAAAACAAATTCTGGGAGATAAAAAAATTGGAAATAAAAATGAATAAGGAACTTAAAATAAAAATAGAAGGGAATTCAGGTAAAATAAATAAGTTTGAAAGAGAAATAAAAGCAGCAACATATCATAATATATCTATAAAAAAAGAAAATGGTATTTTTAAAACAACAATTATATTTGATTTATAA
- the lspA gene encoding signal peptidase II, which translates to MNKKSIIIFFLVFFISLILDQFSKTLVLEIIKDGEVKITKYFSLIFVGNKGVLFGLFSNLPMNIPIIIISFFVILILCIYAINSSKESKILHLFLGLVAGGIGGNLLDRIKYGYVIDFLDFKIWPVFNLSDVFIVSGTILTILYYIKRKKCIPNS; encoded by the coding sequence GTGAATAAAAAATCCATTATTATTTTCTTTTTGGTCTTTTTCATTTCACTCATTCTTGACCAGTTCTCAAAAACACTTGTTCTGGAAATTATTAAAGATGGAGAAGTAAAAATCACAAAATATTTTTCTCTTATTTTTGTTGGAAATAAAGGTGTTTTATTTGGATTATTCAGTAATTTGCCCATGAATATTCCAATAATTATCATTTCCTTTTTTGTTATTCTAATTTTATGTATTTATGCTATAAATTCAAGTAAAGAAAGCAAAATTCTTCATCTTTTTCTTGGATTAGTTGCAGGTGGAATTGGCGGAAATCTTCTTGATAGGATTAAATATGGGTATGTAATTGATTTCCTGGACTTTAAAATTTGGCCTGTCTTTAATTTAAGCGATGTATTTATTGTAAGTGGAACAATTTTGACAATTCTTTATTACATTAAAAGAAAAAAATGCATCCCGAATTCATAA
- the lgt gene encoding prolipoprotein diacylglyceryl transferase, producing the protein MHPEFIKIGNFVIYWYGVMVAIGIFVSCFIFQKISLKNGYSENITSKLLLWLIFWSIIGARVLHILVHFPYYYGHPLDIIKIRNGGLAIEGGIIAGLLFIVIFGKINHLKTIEILDLVALVVPLGQAIGRIGCFLNGCCYGKKTDFIFGVKFPHLSYKVHPTQLYYSFSYFIFFLFLWLLYKKKVKDGIIFSSYLLFFSLLRYLMDFLRGDLKGTFLFLYPTQLIAIPIFFLGGILFMLFLQRKENMDGEIGV; encoded by the coding sequence ATGCATCCCGAATTCATAAAAATAGGGAACTTTGTAATTTATTGGTATGGGGTAATGGTCGCAATTGGTATATTTGTAAGTTGTTTTATTTTCCAAAAAATTAGTTTGAAGAATGGATATTCTGAAAATATAACTTCTAAATTATTATTATGGTTAATTTTCTGGTCAATAATAGGAGCAAGAGTACTACATATTTTAGTTCATTTTCCATATTACTACGGGCATCCACTTGACATAATAAAAATAAGAAATGGTGGACTTGCAATTGAAGGTGGAATTATAGCAGGCCTTTTGTTTATTGTTATTTTCGGTAAAATAAACCACCTGAAAACAATTGAAATTCTTGATTTAGTTGCACTTGTTGTTCCATTAGGACAGGCAATAGGAAGAATTGGTTGTTTCTTAAATGGGTGTTGTTATGGGAAAAAAACAGATTTTATTTTTGGAGTTAAATTTCCACATCTATCCTATAAAGTTCACCCAACACAACTTTATTATTCTTTCTCCTATTTCATCTTTTTCCTGTTTCTTTGGTTACTTTATAAGAAAAAAGTAAAGGATGGTATTATATTTTCTTCATATCTTCTATTCTTTTCTCTTTTAAGATATCTTATGGACTTTTTAAGAGGAGATTTAAAAGGAACATTTCTTTTTCTATATCCAACACAACTAATTGCAATTCCAATATTTTTCTTAGGTGGAATTTTATTTATGCTTTTCTTACAGAGAAAGGAGAATATGGATGGCGAAATTGGTGTTTAA
- a CDS encoding TraR/DksA C4-type zinc finger protein, with protein MDKKEKEYYLKILLKEKNTILKNLGYLKEGIESVEKGVPTHIGDLGTDEFVRGLGIDISHSEEQILRQIDEAIEKLEKGKYGICENCGKKIPKNRLKVIPYAKYCVKCKKEMEKSE; from the coding sequence ATGGATAAAAAAGAAAAAGAATATTATTTAAAAATTTTATTAAAAGAGAAAAACACAATACTTAAAAATTTAGGATATTTGAAGGAAGGTATTGAAAGTGTTGAAAAAGGCGTCCCTACTCATATTGGTGACCTTGGGACAGATGAGTTTGTGAGAGGACTTGGTATTGATATTTCTCACTCAGAAGAGCAAATTTTAAGGCAGATAGATGAAGCAATAGAAAAATTAGAAAAAGGGAAATATGGAATATGTGAAAATTGTGGGAAGAAAATTCCAAAAAACAGATTAAAAGTAATACCATATGCAAAATACTGTGTAAAATGCAAAAAAGAGATGGAAAAAAGTGAATAA